From a single Beijerinckia sp. 28-YEA-48 genomic region:
- a CDS encoding ABC transporter permease — translation MMALQLVNGIAYGNLLFLIAAGFTLIFGILRVINMAHGSLFLLGAHAAISAATVTQSVWAGILAGSLVAALLGAVIERTLLYRIQGNYLAQVIVTFGVLMIVGDLFQVYWGGTPRIYALPDSLRASVSLGALRYPVDRLILVAVGPAIAIALWFLIERTAIGAKVRAAVDDEEIAQAIGISVPRLRVFVFALGSLLAGLAGALGSTFIGAKPGVDLDIILLALVIVVIGGPGSLVGSYVAALAIGMIDSIGKSLWPELSMFLLFAPMLVVLIVRPYGLFGSPPGVAAAARQIKPISIPAPNWVWRAFDAVRRATAVCSWPIAVAFALSVAMAIPALGSGFLVTVVVLMLIWSVFAIGLNVMLGYGGMPSLGHALFFGAGAYAMAWSGFAGLSGYVGLVAAIACACAAALFLAAVAVRARDAQLLLVTLAVAQVVWGVVFKWRSVTGGDDGLIHPQAFPLMSTGMSPSTNLYVHVAAAFVLALIAYAWFVRSNFRLLLTGVRTNEPRLLALGYHVDLLRFKAILVSSAFSGFAGGLYAIYSGFAAPELFSVHTSAKVLLMVVIGMAGTFFGPIVGAVTIIGMEEVFSGWTERSNTLLGALYILVALFVFGGIRLVRRRVGARKSVPLASAVLP, via the coding sequence ATGATGGCCCTGCAGTTGGTCAATGGGATTGCCTACGGCAATCTTCTGTTTCTGATCGCGGCGGGTTTCACGCTGATCTTCGGTATCCTGCGCGTTATCAATATGGCGCATGGATCACTGTTTCTGCTCGGCGCCCATGCGGCGATCTCGGCAGCGACCGTGACCCAGAGTGTTTGGGCCGGAATTCTTGCCGGATCGCTCGTCGCGGCGCTTCTGGGGGCCGTGATTGAGCGAACTTTACTCTATCGCATCCAAGGTAATTATCTGGCTCAGGTGATCGTCACCTTCGGTGTTCTGATGATCGTCGGCGATCTGTTTCAGGTCTACTGGGGCGGCACGCCACGCATCTATGCGCTGCCCGACAGTTTGCGCGCCTCCGTTTCGTTGGGAGCGCTACGTTACCCTGTCGATAGGCTCATTCTGGTGGCCGTCGGCCCAGCGATTGCGATTGCGTTGTGGTTTCTCATCGAGCGCACGGCGATTGGCGCGAAGGTGCGAGCTGCGGTCGACGATGAGGAAATCGCTCAGGCGATTGGCATTAGCGTGCCCCGCCTGCGTGTCTTCGTTTTTGCATTGGGTAGCCTTCTGGCTGGCCTCGCCGGTGCGCTGGGATCGACCTTCATCGGTGCCAAGCCAGGGGTCGATCTCGACATCATCCTCCTGGCGCTTGTGATTGTCGTCATCGGCGGCCCAGGCAGTCTCGTTGGTTCTTATGTCGCGGCGCTTGCCATCGGCATGATCGATTCCATTGGCAAAAGCCTATGGCCTGAGCTTTCGATGTTTCTGCTCTTCGCGCCGATGCTCGTTGTCTTGATTGTTCGGCCGTATGGGCTGTTTGGTAGCCCGCCGGGTGTGGCCGCCGCCGCGCGACAAATCAAGCCCATCAGCATTCCAGCGCCCAATTGGGTCTGGAGAGCCTTTGACGCCGTGCGAAGAGCGACGGCTGTCTGCTCCTGGCCGATAGCCGTCGCTTTCGCGCTGAGTGTCGCCATGGCCATCCCAGCTCTAGGTTCAGGATTCCTCGTCACGGTCGTGGTCTTGATGCTGATCTGGTCGGTGTTCGCCATCGGGCTTAATGTCATGCTTGGCTATGGTGGCATGCCGTCGCTCGGCCATGCGCTGTTCTTCGGCGCGGGGGCCTATGCCATGGCCTGGTCGGGATTTGCCGGCTTGAGCGGCTACGTCGGCCTTGTAGCGGCCATTGCCTGCGCCTGTGCCGCGGCGCTCTTCCTGGCTGCCGTGGCAGTGCGCGCGCGGGATGCGCAATTGCTGCTCGTCACCCTCGCCGTGGCCCAAGTTGTGTGGGGCGTCGTGTTCAAATGGCGCTCGGTGACCGGCGGCGATGACGGCCTAATTCATCCGCAGGCATTTCCGCTGATGTCGACGGGTATGTCGCCGTCGACCAATCTCTATGTTCATGTCGCCGCCGCCTTTGTCTTGGCGTTGATCGCTTATGCCTGGTTTGTGCGATCGAACTTTCGGTTACTTCTGACCGGCGTGCGCACGAACGAACCGCGACTGCTGGCCTTGGGTTATCATGTCGATCTTCTGCGCTTCAAAGCCATCCTGGTGTCGAGCGCCTTTTCCGGTTTTGCCGGCGGCCTTTATGCCATTTATTCGGGCTTTGCTGCGCCGGAATTGTTCAGTGTTCATACGTCAGCGAAGGTGTTGCTGATGGTGGTGATCGGCATGGCTGGAACTTTCTTTGGACCCATCGTCGGTGCGGTCACGATCATCGGAATGGAAGAAGTTTTCTCTGGTTGGACCGAACGGTCGAACACATTGCTCGGTGCACTCTACATTCTCGTAGCGCTCTTCGTCTTCGGGGGTATCAGATTGGTCCGCCGGCGTGTTGGTGCGCGTAAATCCGTACCGCTTGCGTCGGCGGTCTTGCCATGA
- a CDS encoding ABC transporter substrate-binding protein has translation MMMKRVALAAFTSIWTSIAAPGGLAAQEPIKIGVLHPLTGPLALVGIESTDGFVHYFEQIGNRVAGRPVTILKEDDAANPSQGLERTRRLVERERIHILSGLTSSAVAYALRSYVDQRQIPLVIMGSAGANDLTDKQASSYIFRTSFSNRQLAAPIGQYACEKLGLKKIVVMASDFVTGHEQSAAFGERYTRAGCTVVRTIMVPLGTSDFTPFLGQVASLGADGVWAMFFAADAIAFVKQYEALGLKDKLPLIGPSGLIDPALLGAMGAAATGIMAPIYYTTLLDSPENKAFVQSFKARYGREPGATAASGYIAAMAIARAIEAIDGRVEDKPALLAALRQVRLKTPIGMFEFDAKQNIVLDFYLGKVGPSESGYTLQVVEPLEKAVDQYGVAR, from the coding sequence ATGATGATGAAGCGTGTGGCATTGGCGGCTTTTACCTCCATATGGACGAGCATCGCCGCACCCGGTGGATTGGCAGCTCAGGAACCCATCAAGATCGGTGTACTGCATCCGTTGACCGGCCCGCTGGCTTTGGTCGGGATAGAATCCACCGATGGCTTCGTTCATTACTTTGAACAGATCGGCAATAGGGTGGCGGGCCGGCCGGTGACGATCCTGAAAGAGGATGATGCGGCCAATCCATCGCAAGGTTTGGAGCGAACCCGTCGCCTGGTGGAACGCGAACGAATCCATATTTTGTCAGGCCTAACCAGTAGTGCCGTCGCTTATGCGCTGCGCTCCTATGTGGACCAACGCCAGATTCCGCTTGTCATCATGGGGTCGGCCGGCGCCAATGATCTCACCGACAAGCAGGCTAGTTCCTATATTTTCCGCACCAGTTTCAGCAATCGGCAGCTTGCCGCGCCAATTGGTCAGTATGCTTGCGAAAAACTCGGCTTGAAGAAAATCGTCGTGATGGCTAGTGATTTCGTCACAGGCCACGAGCAATCCGCGGCGTTTGGTGAGCGATATACCAGGGCTGGTTGCACGGTGGTGCGTACGATCATGGTGCCGCTGGGCACATCGGACTTCACACCATTTCTAGGCCAGGTCGCGTCACTCGGAGCGGACGGTGTGTGGGCGATGTTCTTTGCCGCTGATGCCATCGCCTTCGTCAAACAATATGAAGCATTGGGGTTGAAAGACAAGCTGCCACTGATTGGCCCGTCTGGGTTGATCGACCCGGCGCTTCTTGGCGCTATGGGCGCGGCGGCCACAGGTATCATGGCGCCAATCTACTATACGACATTGCTCGATAGTCCGGAGAACAAAGCTTTCGTTCAGTCCTTCAAAGCTCGCTATGGACGTGAGCCTGGTGCCACGGCCGCATCCGGTTATATCGCGGCCATGGCGATCGCGCGCGCCATCGAGGCCATTGATGGGCGAGTGGAGGACAAGCCTGCCCTCCTCGCGGCGCTACGCCAAGTGCGATTGAAAACGCCGATCGGCATGTTCGAATTCGATGCCAAGCAGAATATCGTTCTCGATTTCTATCTTGGAAAAGTTGGCCCCAGTGAGAGCGGCTACACCTTGCAGGTGGTCGAGCCGCTGGAGAAAGCCGTCGACCAGTATGGGGTTGCCCGCTGA
- a CDS encoding Rieske (2Fe-2S) protein, whose protein sequence is MAWTTICRSEEMPAGSIKRKRLPNGDPVAVARLQDDRLVAFHNECPHFKGPLGTGAIRDSTIICPWHFFRFDLITGRAVGVGESLMRLKLYEVREQDGEVAVAFN, encoded by the coding sequence ATGGCATGGACGACGATTTGTCGCTCGGAAGAAATGCCGGCAGGCAGCATCAAACGTAAGCGCTTGCCGAACGGCGATCCGGTTGCCGTCGCGCGGTTGCAAGACGATCGCCTCGTCGCATTTCATAACGAATGTCCGCATTTTAAAGGGCCGCTTGGCACGGGCGCGATAAGGGATTCGACGATCATCTGCCCGTGGCATTTCTTTCGTTTCGATCTGATCACGGGGAGGGCGGTCGGCGTCGGCGAAAGCCTCATGAGACTCAAACTCTATGAAGTCCGCGAGCAGGATGGGGAAGTCGCTGTCGCGTTCAACTGA
- a CDS encoding MBL fold metallo-hydrolase, translated as MVVRMHVLGAAHVVTGSSYLLETNGRRILIDCGMFQGSKTLKELNYRPFAFEPEQLHAVLLTHAHIDHSGLLPKLTNAGFHGPIHATRSTVELCSIMLRDSGHIQEMEVEQLNRRRARNGELPVAPIYTAEDAVAAMSQFRAVGYDVWLDLGSGVRARWWNAGHILGSASIEIEVNEGSGEPIRILMSGDLGPDAKLFHADPDGPKGLDLVVCEATYGDRDRPETTIEDRRVELAGEVRAAAQRGGPLLIPCFAVERTQEILSDLLDLMDGGQIPQAPIFVDSPLAIKATEIFRSHAGELEDGEWLARLTNSPQVRFTESADQSKSLARLRGFHIIIAASGMADAGRIRHHLKNHLWRASTTVLFVGYQAEGTLGRLLLEGASTVTIQGDAVRVKAQLRYIDSYSGHADRSEILDWLKARKPIRGGVALTHAENKALTAFIPTVGAEIVAPEHVIAPHLDDILEIGVGSLRRILPPEPRRVEPGRAVGKDWHNDSAEFLLDLKEALDKAADDRARGVILRRLKRALEDVD; from the coding sequence ATGGTCGTCCGGATGCATGTTTTGGGCGCTGCCCATGTCGTTACGGGCTCGTCCTATCTCCTGGAGACCAATGGACGGCGCATTCTGATCGATTGTGGCATGTTCCAAGGATCGAAAACTTTAAAGGAGCTGAATTACCGGCCTTTTGCTTTTGAGCCGGAGCAGTTGCACGCGGTGCTGCTAACTCACGCACATATCGATCATTCAGGCCTCCTTCCGAAACTGACGAATGCTGGCTTTCACGGGCCGATCCATGCGACCCGCTCCACTGTGGAGTTGTGCTCGATCATGCTGCGTGACTCCGGCCATATCCAGGAGATGGAGGTGGAGCAGCTCAACCGTCGTCGCGCGCGCAATGGTGAATTACCGGTGGCGCCCATTTACACGGCTGAGGATGCGGTAGCTGCCATGAGTCAATTCCGGGCTGTGGGCTATGATGTTTGGTTGGACCTTGGATCGGGCGTTCGCGCTAGATGGTGGAATGCTGGTCATATTCTGGGCTCTGCTTCCATCGAGATTGAGGTGAACGAGGGTTCAGGCGAGCCTATTCGCATTTTGATGTCAGGGGATCTTGGGCCAGATGCGAAACTTTTCCATGCAGATCCTGATGGACCGAAGGGGCTTGACCTCGTTGTCTGTGAGGCGACTTACGGCGATCGCGATCGGCCGGAAACAACGATCGAAGATCGACGCGTTGAATTAGCAGGCGAGGTGCGAGCGGCCGCACAGCGGGGTGGCCCGCTACTGATTCCGTGCTTTGCCGTAGAGCGCACCCAGGAAATTCTCTCAGATCTGCTCGATTTGATGGATGGTGGTCAAATTCCGCAAGCCCCTATCTTTGTCGATTCGCCCCTCGCCATCAAAGCGACTGAAATCTTCCGAAGCCATGCGGGTGAATTGGAAGATGGTGAATGGCTGGCGCGGCTCACCAATTCTCCTCAGGTGCGTTTCACCGAGAGTGCCGATCAAAGCAAATCGCTCGCGCGACTCCGTGGTTTCCACATTATCATTGCGGCAAGTGGCATGGCCGACGCAGGGCGAATCCGCCACCATCTGAAGAATCATTTATGGCGCGCTTCCACGACGGTTCTGTTCGTCGGCTATCAGGCAGAGGGAACGCTTGGCCGTCTTCTTCTGGAAGGCGCATCGACTGTTACCATTCAAGGCGACGCGGTTCGGGTGAAGGCGCAGCTTCGGTACATCGACAGCTATTCTGGGCATGCTGACAGAAGCGAAATCCTCGATTGGCTCAAGGCGCGTAAGCCAATTCGTGGCGGCGTGGCACTCACGCATGCCGAAAACAAGGCTTTGACCGCTTTCATTCCGACCGTAGGCGCCGAGATCGTCGCACCGGAGCATGTGATTGCGCCTCATCTTGATGACATTCTTGAAATTGGTGTCGGCTCCTTGCGTCGTATTCTGCCGCCTGAGCCGCGCAGAGTTGAACCAGGACGGGCTGTCGGAAAAGATTGGCATAACGATTCCGCAGAGTTCCTGCTCGATCTGAAAGAGGCGTTGGACAAGGCCGCCGACGATCGTGCTCGGGGTGTTATTCTACGTCGGCTTAAGCGGGCGCTGGAAGATGTTGATTAA
- the repC gene encoding plasmid replication protein RepC: protein MQPHSPTTPFGRRSLTLAHVASQIAAGTRQPEKIVHKWKIYQAICAARPLLGVSERALSVLNALLTFHPETVLTGEGDLIVFPSNQQLSLRAHGMPASTLRRHLSVLVDAGLVVRRDSPNGKRYARKGRDGQIELAFGFDLSPLVVRSEEFESLAEAVAAEARALKLVRERITLCRRDIAKMIETGIEENVPTRRAGQGPADWQEIHAGFRAIVEGIPRSAARAELEPIAEVLSQLADDVLNLLETYIKSQNISGSESQIERHIQSSNPNPSTDFEPDLQGGRAARVETLMSTSKLAEGSYPLGMVLDACPDIIDYASGGEIANWRDFVATATVVRSMLGISPSAYEEAQSVMGERQAAILVACILQRSANINSAGGYLRGLTRKAEAGEFSLGPILMAQINSRLREKRRA, encoded by the coding sequence ATGCAGCCACATTCACCAACGACGCCCTTTGGGCGGCGATCGCTGACGCTTGCCCATGTGGCAAGCCAGATCGCCGCCGGTACGCGCCAGCCCGAAAAGATTGTCCATAAATGGAAGATCTATCAGGCTATCTGTGCCGCCCGGCCGCTTCTGGGCGTGTCGGAGCGGGCCCTGTCGGTCCTCAACGCCTTGCTGACATTCCATCCAGAGACCGTCCTGACAGGCGAGGGGGATCTCATCGTATTTCCCTCGAACCAGCAGTTGTCGTTGCGGGCTCATGGCATGCCGGCGTCGACCCTTCGTCGCCACCTGTCGGTGCTGGTGGACGCCGGTCTTGTGGTGCGGCGGGATAGTCCGAACGGCAAGCGCTACGCGCGAAAAGGCAGGGACGGTCAGATCGAGCTGGCGTTCGGCTTCGACCTCTCGCCTTTGGTGGTCCGCTCGGAAGAGTTCGAAAGCTTGGCCGAGGCGGTGGCGGCTGAGGCACGGGCACTCAAGCTCGTCCGCGAGCGGATTACCCTGTGTCGGCGTGACATCGCCAAAATGATTGAGACGGGTATCGAAGAAAACGTGCCGACCCGACGTGCAGGGCAGGGGCCTGCGGACTGGCAGGAGATCCACGCGGGCTTTCGGGCGATCGTCGAGGGGATTCCGCGGTCTGCGGCGAGGGCCGAACTGGAGCCGATTGCGGAGGTCTTATCTCAGCTCGCGGATGATGTACTCAATCTCCTCGAAACATACATCAAATCTCAAAATATAAGCGGCAGTGAGTCTCAAATTGAGCGTCACATACAGAGTTCAAACCCAAACCCCTCTACTGACTTTGAACCTGACCTCCAAGGAGGCAGGGCGGCGAGAGTGGAGACTCTTATGTCGACATCGAAGCTGGCGGAGGGGTCCTATCCGCTGGGAATGGTGCTCGATGCTTGCCCCGATATCATCGACTATGCGTCAGGGGGGGAAATTGCGAATTGGCGTGACTTCGTGGCAACGGCCACGGTTGTCCGCTCAATGCTTGGCATCAGTCCCAGCGCTTATGAAGAAGCCCAATCAGTCATGGGTGAACGTCAGGCTGCTATCCTGGTTGCCTGCATCCTGCAGCGGAGTGCTAACATCAACTCCGCTGGTGGCTATCTCCGTGGGCTGACGCGAAAAGCGGAAGCTGGAGAGTTCTCGCTAGGTCCGATCCTTATGGCACAGATCAATTCTCGGTTGAGGGAAAAAAGGAGAGCGTAG
- the repB gene encoding plasmid partitioning protein RepB, which produces MARKISFDVPSSEETVPEAATPAASTQPFRPLLGLERTIKQSSALGAISQSLGGINEKVKRAEQIEQKLVEGQVIVELDPELIDNSFVPDRMESTEEQNAAFRELIRQHGQNTPILVRPKPNTTGRYEVAFGHRRLRAARELAIKVKAVVRPLSDEELVVAQGQENSGRTDLTFIERARFAARLEDRKFSRETIMAALNVDKAALSRLIAIATRIPIQVVEAIGPAPAFGRVRWQELIDLLDQDGNRARALEIVKLSDFLSLESDKRFEKVVDGLRAKPTRTRPETWVARDGTHAAKITRAGRKLSLTFDDRVAPNFGDFVETKLEALFDEYRAENPSA; this is translated from the coding sequence ATGGCGCGAAAAATCTCTTTTGATGTTCCTTCGTCCGAGGAAACAGTGCCAGAGGCAGCTACACCCGCGGCCTCCACGCAACCATTCCGCCCCTTATTGGGCCTGGAGCGAACGATAAAGCAATCAAGCGCGCTCGGCGCCATTTCTCAGTCTCTCGGTGGCATCAACGAGAAGGTAAAGCGCGCCGAGCAAATCGAACAAAAGCTGGTCGAAGGCCAGGTGATCGTCGAGCTTGATCCAGAACTGATTGATAATTCTTTCGTGCCCGATCGAATGGAGTCTACGGAGGAGCAGAATGCTGCTTTCCGGGAGCTTATTCGCCAGCATGGTCAGAATACGCCGATCTTGGTGCGGCCGAAGCCGAATACCACGGGCCGATACGAAGTCGCCTTTGGTCATCGCCGCCTACGTGCTGCAAGAGAACTCGCTATCAAGGTCAAGGCGGTTGTTCGGCCTCTGTCGGACGAAGAACTGGTTGTCGCTCAAGGCCAAGAGAACAGCGGGCGTACGGATCTGACTTTCATCGAGCGCGCTCGGTTTGCCGCGCGCCTGGAGGACAGAAAGTTTTCCCGTGAGACCATCATGGCTGCGCTCAACGTGGACAAAGCGGCACTGTCTCGTCTGATTGCGATTGCCACGCGTATCCCAATCCAAGTTGTCGAGGCCATTGGTCCGGCTCCCGCGTTTGGGCGCGTACGTTGGCAGGAGCTGATTGATCTGCTCGATCAGGATGGCAATCGTGCTCGCGCTTTGGAAATTGTGAAATTGTCCGATTTCCTGTCTTTGGAAAGCGATAAGCGATTTGAAAAGGTCGTGGACGGGCTACGGGCGAAGCCCACCCGCACGCGCCCGGAAACCTGGGTGGCCCGGGACGGAACGCACGCGGCAAAAATTACCCGCGCCGGGCGAAAGCTTTCGCTGACATTCGATGATCGCGTGGCGCCAAATTTCGGCGACTTCGTTGAGACGAAGCTCGAGGCGCTCTTTGATGAGTATCGAGCGGAGAATCCCTCGGCTTGA
- the repA gene encoding plasmid partitioning protein RepA: MPNSSMLLGEPLPDLRSLINADAAELSKRLRAQQLRDFPPTAEKSMRRFTPGEAAKFIGIHEGYLRQLVSEGKGAPATSPTGRRTYSIQDVEALRVELDNSGKGARRYIPHRREGEPLQVISVMNFKGGSGKTTTSAHLAQYLAFHGYRVLAIDLDPQASLSALFGHQPELDVGENETIYGAIRYGSERRDMTEIVRGTYIPNLHIIPGQLELMEFEHETPKALMTRTSDDSLFFSRIGQALAQVGDAYDIVVIDCPPQLGFLTLSALCAATAVLITVHPQMLDVMSMSQFLNMTGSLLDVVAQAGGATQYDWMRYLVTRYEPSDGPQTTMVGLMRSIFGSRVLTHPMVKSTAIADAGLTKQTLYEVERQQFTRGTYDRAVEALDLVNGEIEGLIKQVWGRK; the protein is encoded by the coding sequence ATGCCGAATTCCTCAATGCTCCTAGGTGAACCTCTTCCAGATTTGAGGTCGCTTATCAATGCTGATGCAGCGGAGCTGTCCAAGCGGCTGCGCGCTCAGCAATTGCGTGATTTCCCGCCGACGGCCGAAAAATCGATGCGGCGGTTTACGCCTGGCGAAGCGGCTAAATTCATCGGGATTCACGAAGGATATTTGCGGCAACTCGTCTCGGAAGGGAAGGGCGCTCCTGCAACTTCTCCGACGGGTCGGCGAACCTATTCAATCCAAGACGTCGAAGCCCTGCGCGTGGAGCTCGATAATTCCGGCAAGGGCGCTCGCCGTTACATTCCGCATCGTCGCGAAGGCGAGCCCTTACAAGTTATCTCCGTCATGAACTTTAAAGGAGGAAGCGGCAAAACGACGACCTCCGCTCACCTCGCTCAATATCTTGCCTTTCACGGCTATCGCGTGCTGGCGATCGACCTCGATCCTCAGGCTAGCCTTTCGGCTCTGTTTGGGCATCAGCCGGAATTGGACGTCGGCGAGAATGAAACGATCTATGGCGCTATTCGATATGGATCCGAGCGCCGCGATATGACGGAGATCGTTCGTGGTACATACATCCCCAACCTGCACATTATTCCGGGGCAGCTTGAGCTGATGGAATTCGAGCACGAGACGCCGAAGGCGCTCATGACTCGGACGAGCGACGATTCCTTGTTCTTTTCTCGTATTGGTCAGGCTTTGGCGCAGGTCGGTGATGCCTATGACATCGTTGTCATCGATTGCCCGCCGCAGCTCGGCTTCCTCACTCTTTCCGCGCTTTGCGCGGCGACAGCTGTTCTCATCACCGTCCATCCGCAGATGCTCGACGTGATGTCGATGTCTCAGTTCCTCAATATGACAGGGAGCTTGCTGGATGTTGTGGCTCAGGCTGGCGGTGCCACGCAGTATGATTGGATGCGCTATCTGGTGACACGTTACGAGCCGAGCGATGGTCCTCAGACCACGATGGTCGGACTGATGCGCTCGATTTTTGGTTCGCGCGTTCTAACCCATCCCATGGTGAAGAGCACGGCGATCGCCGATGCTGGCTTGACCAAGCAGACCCTTTACGAGGTGGAACGGCAGCAATTCACGCGCGGTACTTATGATCGCGCGGTCGAAGCTCTCGATCTCGTCAATGGCGAGATTGAAGGGCTCATCAAACAGGTTTGGGGCCGCAAATAA